The Streptomyces sp. HUAS MG91 sequence ACGCCGCCTGGCCGTGCCGCCGGGGAACGGCACCCGCCCCACCTCCGACCGGGCGCGCGAGGGCCTCTTCTCGACCTGGCAGGCCCTGCTGGGCACCCTCGACGGCACTCGCATCGCCGACCTCTACGCGGGGTCCGGCGCCGTCGGCCTGGAGGCGCTCTCCCGCGGCGCCGCGCACGCGCTGCTCGTCGAGGCCGACGCCAGAGCCGCCCGCACCGTCCGCGAGAACATCAGGGCGCTCGGCCTGCCGGGAGCCGAGGCACGTACCGGAAAAGCGGAACAAGTCGTCGCGGGCCCGCCGCCGGCCACACCCTACGACCTGGTCTTCCTCGACCCTCCGTACGCCGTCTCGGACGACGATCTTGGGGAGATCCTCCTCACACTCCGGACCCAGGGCTGGCTCGCGGACGAAGCGCTCGTCACCGTTGAACGCAGCACCAGAGGCGGCGAATTCCGGTGGCCGGACGGGTTCGAGGGGCTGAGGTCCCGTCGATACGGCGAGGGCACGTTTTGGTACGGTCGCGCCGCCTTGAACACCACCCTCACGTGCGACGACGCACGATGACCGGACCGGAGAGCGAGGGACTTCCCGTGCGCCGCGCAGTCTGTCCCGGGTCGTTCGACCCCATCACCAACGGCCACCTCGACATCATCGGCCGAGCCTCCAAGCTCTACGACGTGGTGCACGTCACGGTGATGATCAACAAGTCCAAGCAGGGCCTGTTCACCGTCGACGAGCGCATCGAGCTGATCCGCGAGGTCACGGCCGACTTCGGAAACGTGGAGGTCGAGTCCTTCCACGGCCTCCTCGTCGACTTCTGCAAGCAGCGCGACATCCCCGCGATCGTGAAGGGCCTGCGCGCCGTCAGCGACTTCGACTACGAGCTGCAGATGGCCCAGATGAACAACGGCCTGTCCGGCGTGGAGACGCTCTTCATCCCCACCAGCCCCACCTACAGCTTCCTGTCCTCCTCGCTCGTCAAGGAGGTCGCGGCCTGGGGCGGCGACGTGTCGCACCTGGTGCCGCCGGTCGTGCACGCGTCACTGACCGAGCGCCTCCCCAAGAAGTGACACGCACACACCAGTTGGGCATACAGTCGACCCGTCCGTCTCCAACACCCCTCACATTCCTGTGAGCAGACGAGAGAGTGGCGAGCACACGGTGGACGTGCAGAAGAAGCTCGACGAGATCGTCGCCGCGGTCGGCAACGCCCGCTCCATGCCCATGTCGGCCTCGTGCGTGGTCAACCGCGCCGACCTTCTCTCGATGCTCGAAGAAGTGCGCCAGGCCCTGCCCGGCTCCCTGGCACAGGCCCAGGAGCTGATCGGCGGCCGCGAACAGATGGTCGAGCAGGCCCGCGCCGAGGCCGAGCGGATCATCGAGACCGCGCACGCCGAGCGCGGCACCCTGATCTCGGACACCGAGATCGCCCGCCGCTCGCAGAACGAGGCGGACCGGATCCTCACCGAGGCCCGGCAGGAGGCCGAGGAGGTGCGCGCGGAGGCCGACGACTACGTCGACTCCAAGCTGGCCAACTTCGAGGTCGTCCTCACCAAGACCCTCGGCTCGGTCGGCCGCGGCCGCGAGAAGCTGCTCGGCACCGGTCCGGGTGTCGACGAGCAGGGCTACGAGGACGAGGACGCCCCCGAGCGCAGCCACGACCCCGAGACCCTGCGCCGCGACGCCGACGCCTACGTGGACGTCAAGCTCGGCGCCTTCGAGGCGGTGCTCGCCAAGACCCTGGAGGCCGTCGGCAAGGGCCGCCAGAAGCTGCACGGCCGGATCGCCACCGACGACCTGGGCGCGCTGCACGGGGACGGCGAGGGCGGTGCGCAGGCGCACACCAGCGACGCCGACTACCTCGCGGGCCTCGCGGAGATCGGCAGCCAGGACCTCCAGCCCGCCGCGCAGGAGCCGCAGGCCCCGCCGGCCCCGCAGATCCCCGCGCAGCAGCCCGCGTACGCACAGGACGTGCAGCAGGATCCGTACGGGTACCAGCAGCCGGACCCGTACGCGGCGCAGGCCCAGCAGCAGGACCCCTATGCCATGTATCAGCAGCAGGATCCGTACGGGTACCAGCAGCAGGACCCGTATGCGGCACAGGCCCAGCAGGACCAGTACCAGTACGGCTACCAGCAGGAGGCCCAGCAGCCTCAGGCCGCCGCGCTCGACGAGACCAGCCTCTTCGACACCAGCATGATCAGCATGGATCAGGTGCGGGAGTACGAGCGGCAGTACGACCAGGGCCGCTGAACCCGGTGTGACCAGGGTCGTGCCAAGGTGGCCGGGACCGGATTGGGCCGTGAGCGAATGGTCCAGTATCCTGGCTGTTCGGTCGCGCGTACACGTGCGTTCCGAGCTGCCCGGAATGATTCTCCGGAACACCGGGGCAGCCGCTCCCCGGAGCCTCCTCACGAACCTCGTAGAACGAAAGCAGGACCAGCCCTGAATACCCACCTCGACCACCGCAACCCTCTTGTGTTCGACACACACGAGCTGGGCCGGCGTCCTGGTGCCATGCAGCGGCTGTCCCGCACGATCGAGGCTCCCAAGGACTTCGGTATCCAGGGAGTCATCGAGGTGCCCCAGGGCGCCCCGGTGGAGCTCGATCTCCGTCTCGAGTCGGTCATGGAAGGTGTGCTTGTCACAGGCACCGCCCGTGCATCGGCCAAGGGGGAGTGCGTAAGGTGTCTGGAGCCGCTCGACCATGAGGTCGACGCGGACTTCCAGGAGATGTTCTCGTACCCTGACGCCGACGACCGGGGCCGCGTAAAGGCGGAGCCGGCCGACGACGCCGAGGAAGACGAGGACAGGCTCTTCATCGAGGACGGCCTGTTCGACCTCGAGCCGGTGCTGCGTGATGCGGTGGTGCTCGCACTGCCGATGCAGCCGGTGTGCCAGGAAGACTGCGAGGGTCTGTGCTCCGAGTGCGGAGTGCGGCTTTCGGACGAGCCGGGCCACCACCATGACGCCGTCGACATCCGTTGGGCGGCATTGCAGGGACTCGCTGGCACCATCCAGGACGGCGAGAAGGACGAGATGAGCGGCGCCGAAGCGGAAGCGGGCGTCGACGAGAAGCAGGAGAAGTAGCCGTGGCTGTTCCGAAGCGGAAGATGTCGCGCAGCAACACGCGCCACCGCCGGTCGCAGTGGAAGGCTGCGGTCCCCACCCTGGTTTCGTGTGAGCGTTGCCAGGAGCCCAAGCTGCAGCACATCGCGTGCCCCGCTTGCGGCACCTACAACAAGCGCCAGGTCCTCGAGGTCTGAGCGGCTGGTGAGAGGCACAGTGGCTAGCCATAAATCGGCGGATGACGCCAAGAAAAAGGCGGACACCACAGCCTCGTCCCACACGCTTCTGGAAGGGCGGCTCGGGTACAAACTCGAGTCCGCCCTTCTGGTGCGTGCGCTGACGCATCGCTCGTACGCGTACGAGAACGGTGGTCTGCCGACCAATGAGCGGCTGGAGTTCCTCGGGGACTCCGTGCTCGGTCTGGTCGTCACGGACACCCTCTACCGAACCCACCCCGACCTGCCCGAGGGCCAGCTGGCCAAGCTGCGGGCCGCGGTGGTCAATTCGCGTGCGCTTGCGGAGGTCAGCCGAGGGCTCGACCTGGGTTCCTTCATCCGGCTCGGCCGGGGCGAAGAGGGCACGGGCGGCCGGGACAAGGCGTCCATCCTCGCCGACACCCTTGAAGCGGTGATCGGCGCCGTCTATCTGGACCAGGGTCTGGATGCGGCGGGTGAGCTGGTGCACCGGCTCTTCGACCCGCTGATCGAGAAGTCCTCGAATCTGGGTGCCGGCCTGGACTGGAAGACCAGTCTCCAGGAACTCACGGCGACCGAGGGACTCGGTGTTCCCGAGTACCTGGTCTCGGAGACCGGACCGGATCACGAGAAGACCTTCACTGCTGCCGCCCGCGTCGGAGGCGTCTCGTACGGCACCGGCACCGGCCGCAGCAAGAAGGAAGCGGAGCAGCAGGCCGCGGAGTCCGCCTGGCGGGCCATCCGGGCCGCCGCGGACGAGCGGGCCAAGGCCGCCGCGTCCGAGGGGGCGGGTGCCGACGGCGCCCCCAAGGCGTAGCTCTTCGTTTCCTGACGCCCGCTCCCACCGGTTCACGCCGGTGGGAGCGGGCGTCTTTTTCACCGTTGTCGTCTGCTGGCCGGTGGGGGGTTGTTCGCGCAGTTCCCCGCGCCCCTGACAGGGCGCGATAGCCTCGCCCTCAGCCGAAAATCTGGAGGTATCCGTGCCCGAGCTGCCCGAAGTCGAGGTTGTCCGGCGGGGGCTCGCGCGGTGGGTCGCCCGGCGGACCGTCGCCGACGCCGAAGTGCTGCACCCGCGCGCCGTGCGGCGGCACATCGCGGGGGGTGACGACTTCGCGCACCGCCTCAAGGGACAGCGGATCGGGGAGCCGAGCCGCCGCGGCAAGTACCTCTGGCTGCCGCTGGAGACGACCCACACCTCCGTGCTCGCGCACCTCGGCATGAGCGGGCAGCTTCTGGTGCAGCCCCACGACGCCCCGGACGAGAAGCACTTGCGGATCCGGGTCCGGTTCGACGACGACCTCGGCACCGAACTGCGCTTCGTCGACCAGCGCACCTTCGGCGGACTGTCCTTGCACCACACCACCCCCGACGGGCTGCCCGACGTCATCGCGCACATCGCCCGCGACCCGCTCGACCCGCTCTTCGACGACGACGCGTTCCACGACGCGCTGCGCCGCAGGCGCACCACCATCAAGCGCGCGCTGCTCGACCAGTCACTGATCAGCGGGGTCGGCAACATCTACGCGGACGAGGCGCTCTGGCGCGCGAGGCTGCACTACGAGCGCCCCACCGGCACCTTCACGCGCCCGCGCACGACCGAACTCCTCGGCCACATCAGGGACGTGATGAACGCCGCGCTCTCCGTCGGCGGGACCAGCTTCGACTCCCTCTACGTCAATGTGAACGGGGAGTCGGGATACTTCGACCGGTCCCTCGACGCGTACGGCAGGGAGGGACTGCCCTGCCGGCGGTGTGCCACGCCGATGCGGCGCCGTCCGTGGATGAACCGGTCCAGCTACTTCTGCCCGCGCTGTCAGCGGCCGCCGCGCTCCGCGTCGTAGCGCTCGCGCGCCACCAGTACGTCGTCCATGCGGCCCTCGACGAACTCGATGAGGGCAAGGAGCCGGCCGGCCACCTCGTGGCCCAGCGGGGTGAGCTCGTAGTCCACGCGCGGCGGGTTCGTCGGCTGGGCCTCGCGGTGCACCAGACCGTCGCGCTCCAGCGCCTGCAACGTCTGGGACAGCATCTTCTCGCTCACACCGTCGACCCGGCGGCGCAGCTCGTTGAAGCGGAAGGAGCCCTCGTGCAGCGCCCCGAGCGTCAGGGCGCCCCAGCGGCCCGTCACGTGCTCCAGCGTGCCGCGCGACGGGCAGGCCCTGGCGAACACGTCGTAGGCGCTGTCCGTGACGCTGACGGGGGCGGCGCTGTCGGTCGAGGTCATACACGCAGCATACTCCCGGTTAGCGCACACCTCAGGGGTGCGCTAACCGGGAGTAAGTGTCGACTTGCCTGGTCCTAGTACCCGAAGTCCTGCGTCCACCACGGACCGCCGGA is a genomic window containing:
- the rsmD gene encoding 16S rRNA (guanine(966)-N(2))-methyltransferase RsmD — its product is MTRVIAGRAGGRRLAVPPGNGTRPTSDRAREGLFSTWQALLGTLDGTRIADLYAGSGAVGLEALSRGAAHALLVEADARAARTVRENIRALGLPGAEARTGKAEQVVAGPPPATPYDLVFLDPPYAVSDDDLGEILLTLRTQGWLADEALVTVERSTRGGEFRWPDGFEGLRSRRYGEGTFWYGRAALNTTLTCDDAR
- the coaD gene encoding pantetheine-phosphate adenylyltransferase produces the protein MRRAVCPGSFDPITNGHLDIIGRASKLYDVVHVTVMINKSKQGLFTVDERIELIREVTADFGNVEVESFHGLLVDFCKQRDIPAIVKGLRAVSDFDYELQMAQMNNGLSGVETLFIPTSPTYSFLSSSLVKEVAAWGGDVSHLVPPVVHASLTERLPKK
- a CDS encoding ATP synthase F0 subunit B encodes the protein MDVQKKLDEIVAAVGNARSMPMSASCVVNRADLLSMLEEVRQALPGSLAQAQELIGGREQMVEQARAEAERIIETAHAERGTLISDTEIARRSQNEADRILTEARQEAEEVRAEADDYVDSKLANFEVVLTKTLGSVGRGREKLLGTGPGVDEQGYEDEDAPERSHDPETLRRDADAYVDVKLGAFEAVLAKTLEAVGKGRQKLHGRIATDDLGALHGDGEGGAQAHTSDADYLAGLAEIGSQDLQPAAQEPQAPPAPQIPAQQPAYAQDVQQDPYGYQQPDPYAAQAQQQDPYAMYQQQDPYGYQQQDPYAAQAQQDQYQYGYQQEAQQPQAAALDETSLFDTSMISMDQVREYERQYDQGR
- a CDS encoding YceD family protein, which encodes MNTHLDHRNPLVFDTHELGRRPGAMQRLSRTIEAPKDFGIQGVIEVPQGAPVELDLRLESVMEGVLVTGTARASAKGECVRCLEPLDHEVDADFQEMFSYPDADDRGRVKAEPADDAEEDEDRLFIEDGLFDLEPVLRDAVVLALPMQPVCQEDCEGLCSECGVRLSDEPGHHHDAVDIRWAALQGLAGTIQDGEKDEMSGAEAEAGVDEKQEK
- the rpmF gene encoding 50S ribosomal protein L32, yielding MAVPKRKMSRSNTRHRRSQWKAAVPTLVSCERCQEPKLQHIACPACGTYNKRQVLEV
- the rnc gene encoding ribonuclease III; the protein is MRGTVASHKSADDAKKKADTTASSHTLLEGRLGYKLESALLVRALTHRSYAYENGGLPTNERLEFLGDSVLGLVVTDTLYRTHPDLPEGQLAKLRAAVVNSRALAEVSRGLDLGSFIRLGRGEEGTGGRDKASILADTLEAVIGAVYLDQGLDAAGELVHRLFDPLIEKSSNLGAGLDWKTSLQELTATEGLGVPEYLVSETGPDHEKTFTAAARVGGVSYGTGTGRSKKEAEQQAAESAWRAIRAAADERAKAAASEGAGADGAPKA
- the mutM gene encoding bifunctional DNA-formamidopyrimidine glycosylase/DNA-(apurinic or apyrimidinic site) lyase; protein product: MPELPEVEVVRRGLARWVARRTVADAEVLHPRAVRRHIAGGDDFAHRLKGQRIGEPSRRGKYLWLPLETTHTSVLAHLGMSGQLLVQPHDAPDEKHLRIRVRFDDDLGTELRFVDQRTFGGLSLHHTTPDGLPDVIAHIARDPLDPLFDDDAFHDALRRRRTTIKRALLDQSLISGVGNIYADEALWRARLHYERPTGTFTRPRTTELLGHIRDVMNAALSVGGTSFDSLYVNVNGESGYFDRSLDAYGREGLPCRRCATPMRRRPWMNRSSYFCPRCQRPPRSAS
- a CDS encoding helix-turn-helix domain-containing protein is translated as MTSTDSAAPVSVTDSAYDVFARACPSRGTLEHVTGRWGALTLGALHEGSFRFNELRRRVDGVSEKMLSQTLQALERDGLVHREAQPTNPPRVDYELTPLGHEVAGRLLALIEFVEGRMDDVLVARERYDAERGGR